AGCCTCCGGATTTGAGCCAATAAGCTTCACCTCGTTCGTTCTGGAATCGGATCAACGAACCGGTTGCTGAGGCATTGAATTGATCCAACCGCCAGCGTGTTTGAGGTCCGCGTGACCGCGTCTCGGTCTGAATCCATTCGATCGCCTCGTCGATCCATCCCAGCCGGGAGAATGGACCACGTCCAGTGGAACCCTGTGTCAGCACACTCGTGAGAGTGTCATGCTCGGTAGAGGACAGCGCGTTCGCGCGGATCTCAGAGAGCGATGTCGGGTGCAAAAGGCAGCCGTGCAGGCTACGCGTGTCGCGGAGTTCGACCAAGACGAGGTTGCCACATCCTGGCCGGTCACCGAGTATGTCGAGTACGATTCCTTCGACTCGCCACTTCTGACGGATGAGCTTTACGATCTCCCGGGCGGGGCGAGTCCATCGGGGGACACGGACACGAGGAAGCGCGATCGCACCGCTTCGGTGCTCAGCTAGTATTCGCCTCGGCACTTTCTGGATCAACACGAGTCGATACTCATCGGATTCAGGGTCCGAAAAGCGCATCCGCAATTGGGCCGCTAGGGCGCGTGGAGACTACCGAACTCCGCTCGCATATGCGGCCTCGAAGTGAGTGTGCCATTCAGGCCGATCCAACACAATTCGTAGAAGGCGACAATGTTTGGGATGGTCCTCGGTCAGAGGGTTGAAACCACCTCGACCGCTCTCTCCAATTGAGGGTCGGCTCCGGACCTTGCGGCGCTTGAATCAAACGGAACATGCACGTCCGGTTCAACCGGGCTGCCTTCGAGAACCCATCCATGCGCGGTGCGATAGACGCCAACGGGAAGCGCCACGCGGTAACCGCCGGAGAGTTTGAAGTCGTCGCCGCTCAACAGCCGACCGGAGGTCGGTTCGCCCACCAGGACCGCTAGACCGTTCTCCCGCGCAAATGCTGCCACAATCTCGCTCGCGCTGGCGGTGTGTCGGTCGACCAGGAGAACCACACGCTTGCTGAAGGGTTTCGGCTCAAGTCCTTCGGTGCGGAGCAGGATCGGTTTCACCCGGAGACCCAGCTTTGCGGCTGCGATCCGCCAACCGAATTTAACGGTTAGCCATTTCAAGACCAGCTTGCGCTGCGGTATTGAATCGAAAACCGGGAATCTCTGGGCGTCGGATGACATTCCAGATTGGCTGCGGTGCTCGCTGTAGCCGATGGGAAGACGTTCGGGTGTAAGCAGGCTCATTAACCGGACGACTGCCAAACCTCCTCCTGAGTTCCCACGGAGATCGATAATTAGCCGGTTCACCGGATGCAATTGCCGGATTGCGGTTGTAATTTCGTTCGCTACATCCACGCCGACCACGCCGGGGAACATGGAGATGCGGAGATATCCGATATCGTGGCGAATTCGCTTCGGCACGACCAGAGTAGGTTGCACGTATGGAAGCTGGAACCTCTTCTTCGACGCAATCGGGATGTCCAGTTTGCGGGTGACAGGACGACCTTCGTTAGTCAGCACCTGCACGATCGTTTTCTTCCCCAATGGAAAACTGGGATGTTCGGGTGGAGAGTAGATTCGGCCATCTACCGAGAGCAACACATCGCCGGCCTTGAGGCCAGCTCTGGCTCCTGGCCCACCCTCATGGACAATCTGAAAGACCCAGCGATCCTGCCCCTCGATCGATTCTGCACTGTAGGTCGCACTGATCGCCATTCGTGCCGTTGCGCGCTGAGGCCGTTGTTTGTAGAAGCCTACGTGGGAGGTTTTGAGTTCTGCGAGGAGTTTGCCCACTGCCAGTTCAAAGGACTCCGCGGACTCGGCACTCAGGATTGCCTCGCGGTGTCTATCTACGGCTGCCTTCCAGTCGACTCCCCGTAGATTCGGATCATAAAACTTGCTGATGACTCTCTCCGACAGCATATTCAAAATCTCTGATCGCTGGTCTCTGTTTAGTTGCTCCTCTGCCATTTCTCATTCCTTTGTTGTTTGGCTTCGGTTTCAAAGCGTCCCCGAGGGGTCCCCAACCACTTCAAAGCCTGCCCAATAGTACGGCGATAGGTCCGCCCGAACGAAATCCAGTTGCGCCTCGCGAAGCGCAGCCCCCTTCTCGTGATGCTGCGCGAGTTTCTGATAGAAGTCCGTCATCAGATGCTCAGCCGTCCTGTCCTGAAGCTCCCATAATGTCGATACGACTGTTTCCGCGCCCGCTTCGATGAATGCGTTCGATACGTTCGCGATATCCGATGCACCGATGGGGCCGACGCCGGTGTTACACGATGACAGGGCAACCAACCGCGCCCTGAGACGGAGATTGCGAATCTCACGTATCTCCAGGCGTCCATCGTCCGGACCATCGCTTTCGGGTGAAAACACCAACGCAGAACGGTCCGGGAATTCCAGATCCGCGTAGCCGTGGAGCGCCAAGTGTAAAACGCGATACTTCATCAGAGGAAGTTGCTTGAAGCGGGTCTCTGTCGCGTCCGGACCTATTAGTAATGTGTTAGGTTCTGGAAAGTCGCCGGCGATCTCCTCGACCTCCTGCTTACTCTCCGGCAGAGGTTCGAAGTCAGGAGTCGGGGCACGCAACGAGACGGACCGGACCTCAGCTTCTTCCTGTTCATCCATGGCCGACCATGCAGCAACACCGACATAGGACAGAGGATCGCTGCTGGTGACCTGTTCGCGATCCCTCAGGAGGGAAAGAACTGTCGCCGATGGACTTGCACTGACGGTGTGCGTCGTGAGCACGTAAGCGTTGTTCGCCATGAGGGCAGAGAATGGGAGCAGATGAAGTTGCCCGTCCGGAATGACGATCAAGGCCGGGTTCGAGCGATACTCCGGTACAGGCGCCAGGAGCTCACTAAAGAGCCGCGAGGCAAGCACTCGATCTGCGCTGCGACGACGCATCGTAGCTTCGTAGTGTCGAGCGTCCAGCTCGATCTCCTGCTTCGATGGCAGATCGTATTTATGAACGCTTCCGCGCGTAATGGCGAGAACAGAGGAGGTTGGCTCGGCGAGAACATACTCGAGAACAAGTTCGCCGGATTCCAGATGATTCTGGACACTTGCCACAGAAAACGGACGCCTGGCAGCGCGCATAGCGAGCGTCGTGTTATCGCTCGAGAGATTTGCGGTGCGAAGCGCCTCTTCTAATTGCAAGGTAATCGCGGGTTCATCACTCTCAATGAGCTTCACGTTCAGGTCCGAGATCTTCTGCTCCACAGGAGAGATCGGATGAGGGAGTACCAGCGCGTGATCCTCCAACGCGTGAGCCTCGACCCTTCCGCGCTCCCTCTCTACGACCTCGAAGGCCCCCGCAAGGTCGCCCTCGCCGGCAAGTGATCGATAGTATGAGGTGTAGACAACGCCCAACTGCGTGATCAGGTCGCGCTCGACTTCCGGGGTGGGCGCTGTCGCGACTAGTGAGTCGATCAGGGTTAGGCTCCGTTCGTACAAGGAGTGCGCTTCGTGCGACCGGCCCATCCTATCGAGGATCTCTGCTTTGATCGCCAAGTTGCGGGGAGCATAATACAGCTCATCGGGTTGCTCTTCATTGGCATGAATGGCTTCATCGACTGCCTTGAGCGCGTCGGGCAATTTCTCCTCGTGTTCCAGGGATACCGCGAGCAAGCCGCCGGTCTCGGCGATGCCTCGCCAGTATTCAAGATGTCTTGCATAGGCCAAGGCGCGCTCGTAAACATGCGAGGCCTGATTCCATTGATTGATGTCGCCATAGACCTTTCCTTTGGATGTCAGGATCTGGAAGACGTGCGCATCCAGTGTCGAAGACGGAAGGCGCGCAATGGCTTCATCTGCGAGTTCCAGGGCATCCGAATATCGATGTAAGCCTCGCAATGCGTCAATTTTCGAGTCCATGGCAATACTGGGATATGCAACACTGCGGGAGCTGGTCGCGGTGTTGATGGCTTCGTCAAGAACCCGCATCGCACTCTCGTACTGCTGGAGTTCTACCAGGCCAGCGCCATATACGCTTGCATAGCGAACGTGCGCGGGCTGATCGTGAAGACACCGTGCCGTTATCCATGCAATGCGGACGAGCCTTCCTGCCGACGCGACGTCTCCCTGCAGGAATGCGGCGATACCTTGCTCTCCGACGGCACGGGCCGCCAGACGATATCGACCGCGTCTGAGAGCGATGGTCTCAACCTGCTCCCACGTCTTCCGCGCCATCCCCGCATCGTAGTTCGTCTCGAGCATCCCTTCGATGAGCAGGATCCTCAGGTGGGTATCAGGGCCGTTCGCATCCGGTCGCGTCTCGTCTCTCTGAAGCTCCACCAATAGGGACGAGATGGGCTCCGACTCGGCCCGGAGAATGAAGCGGCTTACGTGCGCATAGAGCGCCTTCGATGGCAGGTGCTGCGTCGTAAGGAGTGACTCAGCCTTTTCGTAGAGCGGGTCAGCCTCAACCCAGTCATTGTTCCACGCGAGCTTGTCTGCCCGTTCGAGGAGAGCCTCGGCGCCTCCTACGGAATTTCGGAAGAGATAGAGACATACGAGTCCTGAGGCCATTGAGGCTCCGAGGACAGTGGCAAGGGTAAGACGTTTGCTGAGTCTCGACATAGCAGCACAGAATCAAATCCTCCTGAGCGAGTGACTCCTCGACTGGGGATACGGCGAAGGCTAACACGTCGTGACCGGGGTTGATATTCGTAGAAGGCGACAAAATGGCAGGTCATTTTATCGGTCGCCTCTCGTTAAGAGTTAACGCAAACTAACAGTGAAAATCTTCGAAAATCGGCCATAAAAGCTGGCTCGTTCCTACTCCTCCCAGAGTTGCTATAGCAACTGTCACCGTGCTAAGGTGATGCCCATGCACTGCAGAAGAGAAAAAAGTTTCCGCATGTTGCGACTGCGAAAGCCACTCGTGACCAACAGCAGTCTTTCGAAAGACTCCTCTAAGATCGAGTGCTAGAGTTACGCCTGCGCAGTCCTGCTGTATTTTTTCGTTGATCGATTTGATCCCAGTTCGTTGATGGTTGACGTCAGATCTACCCCTCTCTCTGGTGATTCAGTTCATCCATGCGCGAGGGTCGCTTTTCTTTGCTGTTCACTGGATATTGACCAGGGGGCCAAAGTTATGGGCTTAGATCTCGCGTTGCTGATGCGTCTCCGGTTTTCCAAGATCGAGGATGCAGTAACGGTGACAGGCACACGGTCACTATCACCAGGGGCCGATCCATGGCATTTGCGTTATTAAGCGAAACACTGCCGAGACTCTTGTTATTCGTCGAAAGGCACAGAAGACCCGCAGTGACGGTCCTCCTCGCCGGTAGCGGTTTATTCGT
This DNA window, taken from Acidicapsa ligni, encodes the following:
- a CDS encoding S41 family peptidase, with translation MAEEQLNRDQRSEILNMLSERVISKFYDPNLRGVDWKAAVDRHREAILSAESAESFELAVGKLLAELKTSHVGFYKQRPQRATARMAISATYSAESIEGQDRWVFQIVHEGGPGARAGLKAGDVLLSVDGRIYSPPEHPSFPLGKKTIVQVLTNEGRPVTRKLDIPIASKKRFQLPYVQPTLVVPKRIRHDIGYLRISMFPGVVGVDVANEITTAIRQLHPVNRLIIDLRGNSGGGLAVVRLMSLLTPERLPIGYSEHRSQSGMSSDAQRFPVFDSIPQRKLVLKWLTVKFGWRIAAAKLGLRVKPILLRTEGLEPKPFSKRVVLLVDRHTASASEIVAAFARENGLAVLVGEPTSGRLLSGDDFKLSGGYRVALPVGVYRTAHGWVLEGSPVEPDVHVPFDSSAARSGADPQLERAVEVVSTL
- a CDS encoding CHAT domain-containing protein, which translates into the protein MASGLVCLYLFRNSVGGAEALLERADKLAWNNDWVEADPLYEKAESLLTTQHLPSKALYAHVSRFILRAESEPISSLLVELQRDETRPDANGPDTHLRILLIEGMLETNYDAGMARKTWEQVETIALRRGRYRLAARAVGEQGIAAFLQGDVASAGRLVRIAWITARCLHDQPAHVRYASVYGAGLVELQQYESAMRVLDEAINTATSSRSVAYPSIAMDSKIDALRGLHRYSDALELADEAIARLPSSTLDAHVFQILTSKGKVYGDINQWNQASHVYERALAYARHLEYWRGIAETGGLLAVSLEHEEKLPDALKAVDEAIHANEEQPDELYYAPRNLAIKAEILDRMGRSHEAHSLYERSLTLIDSLVATAPTPEVERDLITQLGVVYTSYYRSLAGEGDLAGAFEVVERERGRVEAHALEDHALVLPHPISPVEQKISDLNVKLIESDEPAITLQLEEALRTANLSSDNTTLAMRAARRPFSVASVQNHLESGELVLEYVLAEPTSSVLAITRGSVHKYDLPSKQEIELDARHYEATMRRRSADRVLASRLFSELLAPVPEYRSNPALIVIPDGQLHLLPFSALMANNAYVLTTHTVSASPSATVLSLLRDREQVTSSDPLSYVGVAAWSAMDEQEEAEVRSVSLRAPTPDFEPLPESKQEVEEIAGDFPEPNTLLIGPDATETRFKQLPLMKYRVLHLALHGYADLEFPDRSALVFSPESDGPDDGRLEIREIRNLRLRARLVALSSCNTGVGPIGASDIANVSNAFIEAGAETVVSTLWELQDRTAEHLMTDFYQKLAQHHEKGAALREAQLDFVRADLSPYYWAGFEVVGDPSGTL